The genomic region GGCAACTCACCACCGGGCAGGCGCAGAATCGTGACCGGGCCGCCCTCCGCGGCGTGGCCGCCGACGCGGAACGGCAGGATCTGCACCGTGACCTGAGGAAGCCGGCAGATGTCGATGAGATGCCTGAGCTGTGCGCGCATGACGGCGGCGCCGCCCACCGGGCGCCGCAGCGCCGCCTCGTCGATCACGGCCCACAGCCGGGTCGCCGGCTGCCGGTGCAGGATCCGCTGGCGGGTCATCCGCAGCGCGACCCGGCGGTCCATCTCCTGCGCACCGGCGTCCGGGTGGGCGAGCCGGATGGAGGCCCGCGCGTAGTCGGCGGTCTGGAGCAGCCCGGGAACGCGCTGGACCTGGAAGCAGCGGATGACGCTCGCCGCCTGTTCGGCGCCGAGGTACATCTGCATCCAGGCGGGCACCACGTCGCTGTAATACTGCCACCAGGCCGGGGTGTTGGCCTGCTCGGCCAGCGCCAGCAGGGTCGCGCGCTCGGCCTCGTCCGTGACGCCGTAGAGCGTGAGCAGATCGGCGACGTCCCGCAGCTTGAACCCGTGCCGACCCGCCTCCATCCGGCTGATCTTGGACGAGGAGGCCCGGATGACATGCCCCGCGTCCGCCCGGCCGATGCCCCGCTCCTCGCGCAGTCGCCTGAGCCGGGCACCCAGCACCAGCCGCGGCACCATGGGCCCGGCCGACCTGCTGTCCAGGGCTCCGCTGCCGGATGTCGTACGAGCGGCCTCTTCGGTGCCCATGGGCGTGTCTCCTTGCGGTGGAACGCAACTCCGCAGGCCTGCGAGCGCCGCGGCACATTCATCCTAGGGGCCCTGCCCGGACGCCATCCGGCTTACGCCGAAGGCGAGTTGGCCCGCGGGGTGGCTCCGCCGAAGGGAAGGTGCAGCGTCCGGGAGGCGAGCAGCCAGGTGCCGTCGGCCCTGTGGAACGTGTCCTCGTAGTGCCCGACCTGGACCGGCGGCCCGGCCGGGACGACCCCGCCCTCGTAGCCGTCGACGCGGTACGTCGTGAAGTACGAGATCGCCTCG from Streptomyces chartreusis NRRL 3882 harbors:
- a CDS encoding helix-turn-helix domain-containing protein, whose amino-acid sequence is MGTEEAARTTSGSGALDSRSAGPMVPRLVLGARLRRLREERGIGRADAGHVIRASSSKISRMEAGRHGFKLRDVADLLTLYGVTDEAERATLLALAEQANTPAWWQYYSDVVPAWMQMYLGAEQAASVIRCFQVQRVPGLLQTADYARASIRLAHPDAGAQEMDRRVALRMTRQRILHRQPATRLWAVIDEAALRRPVGGAAVMRAQLRHLIDICRLPQVTVQILPFRVGGHAAEGGPVTILRLPGGELPDVVYLEQLTTALYPDRPAEIECYWDAMNRLVVEAESPDETPTILHRVLQET